A genomic window from Halogeometricum borinquense DSM 11551 includes:
- a CDS encoding S26 family signal peptidase, with product MADDSGSRIPVYVRDTLQTLAAVVFVGLLLFALTGVWPPMVAVESGSMEPHIDTGDMVVVSDAGRFSGASADEHGIVTYAESDGYSRFSGKGDVIVYMPPERTGSPIIHRARFYVESGENWYDRAAPDAIAPGIDNCDELTNCPAPNAGYITKGDNVRQYDQARGLARPVKPEWVRAKAQVRVPFLGWVRLAIAGKA from the coding sequence ATGGCTGACGACTCTGGGTCTCGAATCCCTGTGTACGTCCGCGACACTCTCCAAACTCTCGCGGCCGTCGTTTTCGTGGGTCTCCTCCTGTTTGCCCTCACGGGCGTCTGGCCGCCGATGGTCGCCGTCGAAAGCGGAAGCATGGAACCGCATATCGACACCGGCGACATGGTGGTCGTCTCCGACGCCGGTCGCTTCTCCGGCGCGTCTGCCGACGAACATGGTATCGTCACGTACGCCGAATCCGACGGCTACTCCCGGTTCTCCGGCAAAGGTGACGTGATCGTCTACATGCCGCCCGAGCGGACGGGATCACCAATCATCCACCGCGCGCGGTTCTACGTCGAGAGCGGTGAGAACTGGTACGACAGGGCCGCTCCCGACGCTATCGCGCCGGGAATCGACAACTGCGACGAACTGACGAACTGTCCGGCCCCGAACGCAGGCTACATCACGAAAGGTGACAACGTGAGACAGTACGATCAGGCCCGCGGTCTCGCACGGCCGGTCAAGCCCGAGTGGGTCCGCGCGAAAGCACAGGTCCGCGTTCCCTTCCTCGGGTGGGTCCGACTCGCTATTGCCGGCAAAGCCTGA